In a single window of the Gossypium hirsutum isolate 1008001.06 chromosome A13, Gossypium_hirsutum_v2.1, whole genome shotgun sequence genome:
- the LOC107950995 gene encoding annexin D8: MATKILASSSHSFENECKEIHESRGRWNHLIRALVTRTQLECRGIRETYKDMYGEDLITLLQKSSLRNQPGVSPKTCAALSLWMLHPHERDAIVAREALLQDNDSNYQSLVEIFVGRKSSHIALIKQAYLSKYKTQLDQDIINIEPPHPYQKILVALSTSHKAHQADINQHTAKCDARRLYETGEGSPGAIDEGTVLEIFTKRSIPHLKLTFSCYKHIYGHDYTKSITDVNSGELEDALRMVVKCICNPSNYYVKILFASIKGITADRGAITRVMVSRSETEMDEIQRVFKAKYGVELRETICDSIPSGDYRDFLLALANKTV; encoded by the exons ATGGCTACCAAAATCCTAGCATCTTCAAGCCATAGTTTCGAGAACGAATGCAAGGAAATTCACGAATCACGGGGAAGATGGAACCACTTGATTCGAGCTTTGGTCACTCGGACTCAGCTCGAATGCAGGGGAATCAGAGAGACTTACAAGGACATGTATGGGGAAGATTTGATAACTCTGCTGCAAAAATCTAGCCTTCGAAATCAGCCTGGTGTTTCCCCCAAAACTTGCGCAGCTTTGTCCCTTTGGATGCTTCATCCTCATGAACGTGACGCCATTGTTGCTCGTGAAGCTCTTCTGCAAGATAATGATTCTAATTATCAGTCTCTGGTGGAAATCTTTGTGGGACGAAAATCAAGTCATATTGCGCTCATTAAACAAGCCTATCTATCGAAATATAAAACGCAGCtggatcaggatatcatcaatatcGAGCCTCCCCATCCTTACCAGAAG ATTCTGGTTGCATTATCCACATCACACAAGGCACACCAGGCAGATATCAACCAACATACAGCGAAATGTGATGCGAGGAGGCTTTATGAGACAGGGGAAGGAAGTCCAGGCGCAATTGATGAAGGTACTGTGCTTGAGATTTTCACTAAAAGAAGCATTCCACATCTTAAGCTGACATTTTCTTGCTATAAACACATCTATGGACATGATTACACCAAG TCAATCACTGATGTCAATTCTGGGGAGTTGGAAGATGCATTAAGGATGGTTGTTAAATGTATTTGCAACCCATCAAACTATTATGTAAAG ATTTTGTTTGCAAGCATTAAAGGAATTACAGCAGATAGAGGAGCCATAACACGAGTGATGGTGAGCAGATCGGAGACGGAAATGGATGAAATCCAAAGGGTTTTCAAGGCAAAATATGGAGTTGAATTGAGAGAAACCATATGTGACAGCATTCCCTCTGGGGATTACAGAGACTTCCTTCTTGCTTTAGCTAATAAAACAGTTTAG